The Erythrolamprus reginae isolate rEryReg1 chromosome 3, rEryReg1.hap1, whole genome shotgun sequence genome contains a region encoding:
- the FAM110B gene encoding protein FAM110B: MPTETLQTGSMVKPVSPAITFTSAVPLRILNKGPDYFRRQTEPNPKRLSAVERLEADKAKYVKSQEVINAKQEPVKPAVLPKPPVCPAAKRALGSPTLKVFSNNAKTESGVQRENLKLEILKNIINSSEGSSSGSGHKHSSRNWPPHKTDTGDLNRHSFAESLKVYPTHGCNSPQESSSSVNRRLLEQSAESFLHVSHSSSDIRKVSSGKPLKAIPCSSSAPPLPPKPKIATITTLKSPEMDSVESTCGVSRRPSLQRSKSDLSDRYFRVDADVERFFNYCGLDPEELENLGMENFARANSDIISLNFRSASMISSDCEQSQDSNSDLRNDDSANDRVPYGISAIERNARIIKWLYSIKQARESQKVSHV, from the coding sequence ATGCCTACAGAAACACTACAGACAGGTAGCATGGTCAAACCTGTCAGTCCTGCCATCACTTTCACTTCCGCTGTTCCTCTCCGCATCTTAAACAAGGGACCTGATTATTTCCGCAGGCAGACGGAGCCTAATCCAAAAAGACTTAGTGCTGTGGAGAGGCTAGAAGCTGACAAGGCAAAATATGTGAAAAGCCAAGAAGTCATCAACGCCAAACAAGAACCCGTGAAGCCAGCAGTGCTTCCAAAGCCGCCAGTGTGCCCTGCAGCTAAGCGAGCCTTGGGCAGCCCTACCTTGAAAGTATTCAGCAACAATGCAAAGACTGAGAGTGGTGTCCAGAGAGAGAACCTGAAGTTGGAAATTTTGAAGAATATTATAAACAGTTCAGAGGGCTCCAGTTCAGGTTCAGGTCACAAACACAGTTCGCGAAATTGGCCTCCCCACAAAACTGATACAGGAGACTTAAATCGTCACTCATTTGCAGAATCCCTAAAGGTTTATCCCACCCATGGTTGTAACAGTCCTCAAGAAAGCAGCTCCAGTGTTAATAGAAGACTATTGGAACAATCAGCAGAATCTTTCTTGCATGTTTCACATAGTTCCTCGGACATTAGAAAAGTATCCAGTGGTAAACCTTTAAAAGCAATACCCTGCAGTAGTTCAGCTCCACCTCTGCCTCCAAAACCCAAAATTGCAACCATCACTACGTTGAAATCACCAGAGATGGACTCAGTGGAATCCACTTGTGGAGTAAGCAGAAGACCTTCCCTTCAACGATCAAAGTCGGACTTAAGTGACAGATACTTTCGAGTTGATGCAGACGTTGAAAGGTTCTTTAACTACTGTGGACTTGATCCTGAAGAGCTTGAAAATCTTGGAATGGAAAATTTTGCAAGGGCTAACTCTGACATTATCTCTCTCAACTTTCGCAGTGCAAGTATGATCAGTTCAGACTGTGAACAGTCTCAGGACAGCAACAGTGACCTTAGAAATGATGACAGTGCCAATGACCGTGTGCCATATGGTATTTCTGCAATAGAAAGAAATGCCAGAATCATCAAGTGGTTATACAGCATCAAACAAGCTAGAGAGTCACAGAAAGTATCCCATGTGTGA